In the Bacillus sp. HSf4 genome, GGAATTGAATCCGATGATGTTTCAGGGGACATATCTTCAGGATAAAATGCTTGAAGACCCGGAATACCTGCCGATCTACGGATCATCGGAGCTGTCCCGGCTGGATCCATTTCATCCGTCCAATTATTTCAAAGTGAACGACCAGGGGTTCACGCCTTATCTCGTCGGTAAAGGCGGATCTCAATCCCTGATTCACACCATCAATTTTGCGGCCCATGCGAAAAATCTTAAGGGAAAGAAATTGGTATTCATCATTTCCCCGCAATGGTTTCAGAAAAAAGGGTCTGATGAATCCCATTTTGCCCCGAACTTCTCGGCCTTGCAGGCATACGATCTCTATTTCAACCAAGACATCGACCAAGGGCTGAAAAAGAAAATCATGAAGCGGATGCTGAAATTTAATGCGGTCAAAAACGACGCCCTCCTTTCAGCTCTTTTCCGAGCTGAGCTCAATCAGGACAGCGGGACACTGGCTCTGCTTACACCGGCTGCAAAAGGCTACAAAAGCATTCTGGAAAAAAAGGATATCTATTATTCCATGGTTGAAGGAGAGGGACCAAAACGCACCATTTCAGAAAGCGTCAAAAACAAGTCATGGGATGAATTAATGCATATGGCTGAAAAGCTTGGCAAAAAAGAATCCCGTAACAATAAGTTTAAGATTACAAATGGCGTCTATAAAAAAATGAAGCCGAAGCTGGCCAAGCTGAAAGGCCACAATAAAAAAATGAACTATGCAAAATCGGTGGAATTCGGCGATTTTCAAATGATGCTGGATGTCCTGAAGGAATCCGGCGCAGATCCTCTGTTCATCTCCGTTCCGGTGCACGGCCAATTTTACGACTACACCGGATTTCCTAAAAAAGGACGGACGGACTATTATGCGAAAATCAAAAAACAAATCGAAGCAGAAGGCTTTCAAGTCGCTGATTTAACGAACCATGAATACGATCCTTATTTTCTGAAGGATACCCTTCACCTCGGCTGGAAAGGCTGGGTTTATGTAGATAAAGAAATCGAAGCGTTTTATCATAAGAAATCGTAAGAAGGATTCCCCCAAGCGGGAATCCTTTTTTGTTTTGCAAACTGCGAAAAAATATTTTTTAAAGTTTCCAAAAATTCTATTTTACAAATTTCTCTGAAATCTATTGCGATTATCAATAGA is a window encoding:
- the dltD gene encoding D-alanyl-lipoteichoic acid biosynthesis protein DltD — encoded protein: MKKRFLFGPIILAFLLFFTMIMVPASWLTAFVPKDRVATSATELNPMMFQGTYLQDKMLEDPEYLPIYGSSELSRLDPFHPSNYFKVNDQGFTPYLVGKGGSQSLIHTINFAAHAKNLKGKKLVFIISPQWFQKKGSDESHFAPNFSALQAYDLYFNQDIDQGLKKKIMKRMLKFNAVKNDALLSALFRAELNQDSGTLALLTPAAKGYKSILEKKDIYYSMVEGEGPKRTISESVKNKSWDELMHMAEKLGKKESRNNKFKITNGVYKKMKPKLAKLKGHNKKMNYAKSVEFGDFQMMLDVLKESGADPLFISVPVHGQFYDYTGFPKKGRTDYYAKIKKQIEAEGFQVADLTNHEYDPYFLKDTLHLGWKGWVYVDKEIEAFYHKKS